The Helicobacter pylori NQ4053 genome contains a region encoding:
- a CDS encoding DnaJ family protein, protein MSKSLYQTLNVSENASQDEIKKSYRRLARQYHPDLNKTKEAEEKFKEINAAYEILSDEEKRRQYDQFGDNMFGGQNFSDFARSRGPSEDLDDILSSIFGRGGFSQRFSQNSQGFSGFNFSNFSNFAPENLDMTATLNVSVLDTLLGNKKQVSINNETFSLKIPIGVEEGEKIRVRNKGKTGRTGRGDLLLQIHIEEDEIYRREKDDIIQIFDLPLKTALFGGKIEIATWHKTLTLTIPPNTKAMQKFRIKEKGIKNRKTSHVGDLYLQARLILPKTETLSNELKALLEKEL, encoded by the coding sequence ATGAGTAAGAGTTTATATCAAACTTTAAACGTGAGCGAAAACGCCAGCCAAGATGAAATCAAAAAATCCTACCGCCGTTTAGCCAGGCAATACCACCCGGATTTGAATAAAACCAAAGAAGCCGAAGAAAAATTCAAAGAAATCAACGCCGCTTATGAAATTTTGAGCGATGAAGAAAAACGCCGCCAATACGATCAGTTTGGCGACAACATGTTTGGGGGGCAGAATTTCAGCGATTTTGCCAGAAGCCGTGGTCCTAGTGAAGATTTAGACGATATTTTAAGCTCTATTTTTGGGAGAGGAGGCTTTTCGCAAAGATTTTCTCAAAATTCGCAAGGCTTTTCTGGCTTTAATTTTTCTAATTTTTCTAATTTCGCCCCTGAAAATTTAGACATGACCGCCACTTTAAATGTCTCTGTTTTAGACACCCTTTTAGGCAATAAAAAACAAGTGAGCATCAATAATGAGACTTTTAGCCTTAAAATCCCTATTGGCGTAGAAGAGGGCGAAAAGATTAGGGTTCGCAACAAGGGGAAAACGGGGCGAACGGGCAGGGGCGATTTGCTCTTACAGATCCATATTGAAGAAGATGAAATTTACAGGCGCGAGAAAGATGATATTATCCAAATCTTTGATTTACCCTTAAAAACGGCTCTTTTTGGAGGGAAAATTGAAATCGCTACTTGGCATAAAACCTTAACCCTAACCATTCCCCCCAACACCAAAGCGATGCAAAAATTCCGCATTAAAGAAAAAGGGATTAAAAACAGAAAAACTTCGCATGTGGGGGATTTGTATTTGCAAGCTCGTTTGATTTTGCCTAAAACTGAAACGCTTTCTAATGAGTTAAAAGCGTTATTAGAAAAAGAATTGTAA